A stretch of the Macadamia integrifolia cultivar HAES 741 unplaced genomic scaffold, SCU_Mint_v3 scaffold571, whole genome shotgun sequence genome encodes the following:
- the LOC122069281 gene encoding putative B3 domain-containing protein REM15 isoform X1: MSGNVTSGSGEAGSSDSSAFRRQSNPPKCEYLQKNTIFMASKIRPRNPQFFKPILPGFLQQLAIPIEFRKHLREEKCEDGEAVLRNCGKSWPVKVSGFCFKEGWADFARDRHLLAGDFLIFRYEGQMVFDVMVFTRSACEKIFPPFLAENENKGEGSVQRTRPRAHKADSSKGTNPFFVVPVGKFNLMKNVLVIPRTFARSNGLIGEGFEMILKDQESGRSWPVQLRHKNDGRVYFRGGLRDFAVANHLKKDQLCIFRLICSSNNNDGKMVLHVTVDHKASGGKPSFMTSLNSTILERSVLYVPRKFARKNDLEGKMNHKTTLKDQKGRTWELELKPKDTKGQVYIRGDWHEITVVNGLEEGDAIYLQLTTNDAMDTMEFLLL; this comes from the exons ATGAGTGGGAACGTTACATCTGGTTCTGGAGAAGCTGGATCATCTGATTCTTCAGCATTTAGAAGACAATCAAATCCACCCAAGTGTGAGTATCTCCAGAAAAATACCATCTTTATGGCTTCGAAAATCAGACCCAGGAACCCACAGTTCTTCAAACCCATCCTACCTGGTTTTCTTCAACAACTT GCGATTCCTATTGAGTTTCGGAAACACttaagagaagagaagtgtgAGGACGGAGAAGCTGTGTTGAGAAATTGTGGCAAATCGTGGCCTGTGAAGGTCAGTGGATTCTGTTTTAAAGAGGGTTGGGCAGATTTTGCTCGAGATCGTCATCTTCTTGCTGGGGATTTCTTGATCTTCAGATACGAAGGTCAAATGGTATTCGATGTTATGGTGTTCACTCGCAGTGCCTGTGAGAAAATATTCCCACCGTTTCTTGCTGAAAATGAAAACAAGGGTGAAG GTTCAGTACAAAGGACTCGTCCAAGAGCACATAAGGCAGACTCGTCCAAGGGCACAAATCCATTTTTTGTGGTTCCTGTGGGGAAATTTAATCTCATGAAGAACGTTTTA GTAATTCCAAGGACCTTTGCCAGATCAAATGGTCTTATAGGAGAAGGCTTTGAAATGATCCTTAAAGATCAAGAAAGTGGTCGGTCTTGGCCTGTCCAATTAAGACATAAAAATGATGGGCGGGTGTACTTCAGAGGTGGTTTGCGTGATTTTGCAGTTGCAAATCACCTGAAGAAAGACCAACTCTGCATTTTCAGGCTCATTTGCTCTAGTAACAA CAATGATGGGAAAATGGTACTTCATGTCACAGTGGACCACAAAGCTTCTGGGGGAAAACCTTCCTTCATGACTTCCTTGAATAGTACTATCCTTGAACGTTCTGTTCTG TATGTTCCCCGGAAATTTGCAAGAAAAAATGATTTAGAAGGAAAAAtgaaccataaaacaacactgAAAGATCAAAAGGGCAGAACATGGGAGCTGGAATTGAAGCCCAAGGATACCAAAGGTCAGGTCTACATAAGAGGTGATTGGCATGAGATTACAGTAGTGAATGGCTTGGAGGAAGGAGATGCTATCTACTTGCAGCTCACTACAAATGATGCCATGGACACAATGGAATTTCTCTTGCTATAA
- the LOC122069281 gene encoding B3 domain-containing protein REM7-like isoform X2 produces the protein MSGNVTSGSGEAGSSDSSAFRRQSNPPKCEYLQKNTIFMASKIRPRNPQFFKPILPGFLQQLAIPIEFRKHLREEKCEDGEAVLRNCGKSWPVKVSGFCFKEGWADFARDRHLLAGDFLIFRYEGQMVFDVMVFTRSACEKIFPPFLAENENKGEGSVQRTRPRAHKADSSKGTNPFFVVPVGKFNLMKNVLVTDQLLCDSSNDGKMVLHVTVDHKASGGKPSFMTSLNSTILERSVLYVPRKFARKNDLEGKMNHKTTLKDQKGRTWELELKPKDTKGQVYIRGDWHEITVVNGLEEGDAIYLQLTTNDAMDTMEFLLL, from the exons ATGAGTGGGAACGTTACATCTGGTTCTGGAGAAGCTGGATCATCTGATTCTTCAGCATTTAGAAGACAATCAAATCCACCCAAGTGTGAGTATCTCCAGAAAAATACCATCTTTATGGCTTCGAAAATCAGACCCAGGAACCCACAGTTCTTCAAACCCATCCTACCTGGTTTTCTTCAACAACTT GCGATTCCTATTGAGTTTCGGAAACACttaagagaagagaagtgtgAGGACGGAGAAGCTGTGTTGAGAAATTGTGGCAAATCGTGGCCTGTGAAGGTCAGTGGATTCTGTTTTAAAGAGGGTTGGGCAGATTTTGCTCGAGATCGTCATCTTCTTGCTGGGGATTTCTTGATCTTCAGATACGAAGGTCAAATGGTATTCGATGTTATGGTGTTCACTCGCAGTGCCTGTGAGAAAATATTCCCACCGTTTCTTGCTGAAAATGAAAACAAGGGTGAAG GTTCAGTACAAAGGACTCGTCCAAGAGCACATAAGGCAGACTCGTCCAAGGGCACAAATCCATTTTTTGTGGTTCCTGTGGGGAAATTTAATCTCATGAAGAACGTTTTA GTTACCGATCAGCTTCTTTGTGATTCCAGCAATGATGGGAAAATGGTACTTCATGTCACAGTGGACCACAAAGCTTCTGGGGGAAAACCTTCCTTCATGACTTCCTTGAATAGTACTATCCTTGAACGTTCTGTTCTG TATGTTCCCCGGAAATTTGCAAGAAAAAATGATTTAGAAGGAAAAAtgaaccataaaacaacactgAAAGATCAAAAGGGCAGAACATGGGAGCTGGAATTGAAGCCCAAGGATACCAAAGGTCAGGTCTACATAAGAGGTGATTGGCATGAGATTACAGTAGTGAATGGCTTGGAGGAAGGAGATGCTATCTACTTGCAGCTCACTACAAATGATGCCATGGACACAATGGAATTTCTCTTGCTATAA